CGCTGGTGTTCTGAATTGTAATGATTCGGATGTCGGTCTGTTTGCATTGCTTGTCTTTGCAGATGCCGCCGATCCAAACCTCGCCTGAGCCGAGCATGGCTCCCCGGGAGTTCACAAACAGGCCTTCGTACTTCTGGTTCTCGATGACATCGGCGATGTGCGGCGTGATGATCCTGTCGTATCCCGCTGTGAATGCTTTGGGGGTGCGTATGCGCTTTGCCGATCTGGTGCGCGGGTTGATCGTGATGGGGTAGCTGACGAGCTCGGCGACGGCAGCGGCGTCGTGCCTCTGGACCGCCTGCTTGAGGTCTGCGAAGAAGGCCTGGAACTTTGCCGGGTCACTGATATTCGCCGCAATCGACTTTTCGATATCTGCATGGCTGTTCTGGCCCTGCGCCGGGGGCAGAACGGAGCAGGCGAACACAGCCAAAGCTGTCAGGCGCATGAACACCTTCATTGATCCTCAAACCCCCCTTCGCAAAGCCGTCACAGCATAGGTTACATGGCAGAAGTAGGTTGAAGCGCGCGTAAAGACTAAGATGCTATGCTGACGAGTCTTACGCGGGTGGTGGCGATGGCAGGGGAGGCGAAGTTGGAGGGCAGTCTCGAGTCGAAGCTGGATACAAAGTCGGCGCGGTTTATTTCAAATCGTGCGGCGTTGATGACGCTGTTGGGTGGTATGCGCGAGCAGGAGTCGGCGATCCGTCAGGGTGGCGGCAAAAAGGCGGCCGAGGCGCAACGGGCCAAGGGACGCCTCACCGTGCGCGAGCGGTTGGCGCTGCTGCTCGATCCTGTGGACGAAAGTGTGTCGAATCCACCGTTCGCAAAGAGCGCGAAGGATGGGGCACCCGGGCTGTTGTTGCCGAACTTTCTGGAGCTTGGTCTTTGGGCTGCGCATGGGATGTATGAGGAGTTTGGTGGTGCACCAGGGGCGGGAGTTGTTACCGGACTGGGACGAGTGAGCGGGAAGTTGTGCATGATCGTGGCCAACGACGCCACGGTTAAGGCAGGCGCGTTCTTCCCGATGACGGCGAAGAAGGTGCTGCGTTCGCAGACGATTGCTCTGGAAAACCGCATCCCGACGCTTTACCTCGTCGATTCGGCGGGGGTGTTTCTGCCGCTGCAGGAGGATGTGTTTCCGGACCAGGACGACTTCGGGAGGGTGTTTCGCAACAACGCTGTAATGAGCTCGCAGGGAATTCCGCAGATTACGGCGATCATGGGCATGTGCGTTGCGGGCGGGGCGTATCTGCCGGTGATGACGGACACGGTGCTGATGACGGAGGGTTCTGGGCTGTTTCTTGCAGGGCCTTCACTGGTGCAGGCGGCGATCGGGCAGAAGACTGGCGCCGAAGAGTTGGGCGGAGCGGCGATGCACGCCGAGATCTCCGGCACGGTCGACTTCAAGGAGGCGAACGACCACCTGTGCATCGCGCGGCTGCGGTCGCTGGTGGAGAAGATCGGCGAGCGGCCGGGTGCTCCGTTCAGCGTGGTGCCGTATGACGCAGCGAAGGATGCTCCGCGGTATGCGGCGGAAGATCTGTACGGGCTGATCGATCCCGATCCGGCGAAGGCGGCGACGAATGTGTATGACATGCGCGATGTGATTGCGCGGATTGTGGATCGTTCGGAGTTCGATGAGTACAAGGCGGAGTTTGGGCGGACATTGCTCTGCGGCTATGCGCGGATCGGCGGGCGTGCGGTGGGGATCGTCGCCAACCAGAAGGTGCATCAGCAGCAGACGGTGGCGATGGGGCCGCAGGCGGGGTCGAAGCGGACGGAGTTTGGCGGCGTGATCTACACGGAGAGCGCGCAGAAGGCTGCCCGCTTCATCATGGACTGCAACCAGAACCTCATCCCGCTGGTCTTTCTGCACGACGTCAACGGCTTTATGGTGGGCAAGGATGCGGAGTGGAGCGGGATTATTCGCGCGGGGGCGAAGATGGTGTCGGCCGTGAGTACGAGCGTGGTGCCGAAGATCACGGTGATTGTCGGCGGCAGCTTTGGCGCGGGGCACTATGCGATGTGCGGGAAGGCGTACGATCCGCGGTTTATCTTTGCGTGGCCGACGGCTCGGTATGCGGTGATGAGTGGGGCTTCGGCGGCGAATACTTTGGTCGAAGTACGTGTGAAGCAGATGGAGCGTGGTGGCAAGCATCTGTCGGAGGAGGAGAAGAAGGCGATCTACGAGGAGATTAAAGCCACGTATGATGCGCAGGCCGATCCGAGATATGGCGCGGCGCGGATGTGGGTGGATGCGATCATTGATCCGGCGAAGACTCGTGAGGTACTGATGACGGCTCTGGAGGCTTGTGCGCTGAATCCGGAGGTGGCGAGGTTTAATCCGGGGGTGTTGCAGACGTGAGAAATGAGCTTGAGGAGAGAATGTATGGATCGTGTAATCAATGGAAGAGTTGCGAATGAGTCAGACGTACATCCCAATGGAGCAATTTTCTATATCCCTGATGATCGCAGCGTACCCTATTCATTCGGTCGCGAGCTTCCTGTAAGCGTCACAATTAAGTCGAATGATTCTGAGAGTCTTCCACCTGAAGGTACGGTTGTGCATATTCTTCAGGCTGAACAGGCGGGCGACGGCTCAGTCTTACTGGGTTTTGTTCACGAACATAACGACTATGTTTGTATGCTCGAAGATGTAGAGGTTTTGCCCAGCACATAGAAAGCGTAGCTGCAGAAGGGATTTTGGTTGTGGTGAAGATTATTGAATGTCCGCGTGACGCCTGGCAGGGACTGCCGGTGCATATCTCTGCCGAAGTCAAGGCGGACTACCTGCGCGTGTTGATTGCGGCGGGGTTCAAGCATATCGATGCGGTTAGCTTTGTTTCGGCGGGTGCGGTGCCGCAGATGGCTGACTCGGAGAAGGTGCTGGAGTATCTTGATCCGCCGGATGATGTGGAGATCATCGGCATTGTGGTGAACGCCAAGGGGGCGGAGCGCGCGATCAAGACGGGGTCGGTGCAGACGCTGGGGTTTCCTTACTCGATCTCGCCGGGGTTTTTGCAGCGGAATCAGAACCAGACGCCGGAGGAGTCGCTGGAGGCGCTGGAGCGCGTGGGCGAGATGGCGTACAAGGCGGGGCTTGATTTGGTGGCGTACATCTCGATGGCGTTCGGGAATCCTTACGGCGATGCCTGGTCGATCGACGAGATCGTCGACGCCTGCGATCTGCTGATCGACTCTGGCGTGAAGCAGATATCGCTCGCCGACACGGTAGGCATGGCGACGCCGAAGCTCGTCGCCGATGTTGTGAGCGATGTGATGGCAGTGCACGACGGCATTGAGATCGGCGTCCATCTGCATTCGCGTTATGAAGGTGCAAGTGAGCTGGTACGGGCGGCTTACAATGCAGGCTGCCGGCGGTTCGACGCGGCGATCGGTGGGCTTGGCGGGTGCCCTTTCGCACAGGATGTTCTGGTGGGCAACCTTCCCACAGAGTTGGTGTTGGAGGAGTTACGCGCCCTTGGCGCCGAGCTTCCACCTATGCGTCCGCTGGACGGTCTGCAATCGGCGACCTCCGAGATCGCGCGCAGGTTCGGAGCGAAGATGCAGTAAAGCAGGGAGCAGGTGTAGGGGATAGGGAGTAGAGAGCGACCATGAGCTACAAGACGATCCTGGTAAGCGAAGTCGACGGCGTGAAGACGATCATGCTGAACCGGCCTGAGCGGCGCAACGCCATGACCCCTGAGATGCAGGACGAGCTGATCGCCGCGCTCGAGAAGGCGGCGGTGGGGCACTGCCGCGTGGTCGTGCTGACGGGGGCGGGCGAGGCCTTTTGCGCGGGGCTCGACATGGTGCACCTGCGCGCCATCGCCGACAAGTCTCTCTCCGAGCATGTGGCCGACGCCGAGCGCGTCGCGCGGCTCTTTCGCACATTGTACGAGCTGCCCAAGCCCACGATCGCAGTGGTCCACGGCGCGGCCATCGCCGGAGGCACCGGCCTTGCGACGATCTGCGACTTCACGCTCGCCGCTCCCGGCGTGAAGTTCGGCTTCACCGAGGTGAAGATCGGCTTCGTGCCGGCGCTGGTCTCGGCGTTCCTTGCGCTACAGGTCGGTGACAAGCGCTCGCGCGACCTGCTGCTGACGGGACGCCTGTTCACCTCCGAGGAGGCTGAGCGGCTGGGCCTGGTCAATCATGTCTACCACGCCGAGGAGCTTGCCGACCGCGCCAGCGCTCTGGCCGCCTGCCTGAAGACCAACAGTCCGCAGTCAATGGCAGCGACCAAGCGGCTGATGGCGACGCAGAACCGCGCCTGGCTCGATGCGGCCATCGCGCACGCACTGACGGCGAACGCCGAGGCCCGCGCCATGCACGATTTCCGCGAGGGCGTGACGGCATTTCTCGAAAAGCGCAAACCAGTGTGGAGCGAGTAATTTCCTGCGCTCTCCCCGCCTCACTCAGTTCGATAAACTTGAAGCATGAGTGAATCGACTGTGAGCAAGCCCATGATCGCCGAGGCGCGCGTCCGCGTCCGCTATGCGGAGACCGATCAGATGGGCGTGGTCTACCACGCCAACTACCTCATCTGGTTCGAAGTAGGCCGCGTGGAGTTTATCCGCAGCCTGGGCCTGGACTATAAGACGATGGAGCGCGAGGACGGCGTCGGCATCGCTGTCGTCGACGTGTCGGCACGGTTCAAGTCTCCCGCCCGCTACGACGATGAGCTGGTCATCCAGACGCGCCTGCTCGCAGCCCGCGGCGCAGTCGTCAAGTTTGGCTACAAGATCGTCCGTGCAGCGGACGAGGCGTTGTTGTGCGAGGGCGAGACGTCGCATGTTGTTGTCGGCAGGGACATGAAAAGATCGCGGTTGCCGGAGAAATATGCGAAGCGTTTTGCCCAGGTGCTCATCTCATAATCAAATACTCATCGAACGATTGCAGGACAATCGAACGGGAAGGCGGCACTATGAGCACAGCAAAGAAGGTTGCACTGATCTCGGGAGCAAACAAGGGGATCGGCTTTGAAACCGCGCGCCAGCTTGGCAAGCAGGGAGTTACGGTCATCCTCGGAGCGCGCGATCTTGCCAAAGGCGAAGCTGCGGCGGCCACGCTGAAGAAAGAGGGAATCGACGGAAGGGCGGTGAAGCTCGATGTCGTCGACGCGGCGGATGTGAAGACAGTCGCGGCTCAAATCGCCAAGGAGTTTGGCAAGCTCGACATTCTCGTCAACAACGCAGGCGTGATGTTCGAGCCGATCGGCGGAAACAACTCGAGCACGATCTCCGAGGAGACGCTTCGCAAGACCTTCGACACAAACTTCTTCTCGGTGATCGCGGTCACGAATGCGCTTCTACCGCTTCTGAAGAAGAGCGACGCGGGCCGCATCGTCAATGTCTCGAGCATCCTCGGCTCGCTCACGCTCCATGCAACGGAGGGATCGCCGATCTACGAGGCGAAGGCCCTGGCCTACGATGCTTCCAAGGCCGCGCAGAATGCTTACACGATCCATCTTGCGCACGAGCTGAAGGGCACGAAGATCAAGGTCAACTCGGCGCATCCCGGCTGGGTGAAGACCGACATGGGGACCGACGCCGCTCCGATGAACGTCGTCGACGGCGCGAAGACCGAGGTCGAGCTCGCGACGCTCGGGCCCGATGGGCCGACGGGCGGCTTCTTCCACCTGGGCGAAGCGATCAGTTGGTAAGCAGTCTGCGCGGCTTCACGTTTTCGCGGATGAACTGGATCGTCGTCTCAAGCGGCGTGCCGGGGCCAAAGATGGCCGCGACGCCGCTCTCCTTCAGGCGAGGGAAGTCCCCTTCGGGAACCGTGCCGCCCAGCACAAGCAGAATGTCCTCGGCGTGCTGCTCGCGCAGCAGCGCGGCGATGCGCGGCACGATCACGTTGTGCGCGCCGGAGAGGATCGACAGCCCGATGCAGTCGACGTCCTCCTGCACGGCCGCCGAGACGATCATCTCCGGCGTCTGCCGCAGGCCGGTGTAGATCACCTCCATGCCTGCGTCGCGCAGCGCGCGCGCGATCACCTTCGCTCCGCGGTCGTGGCCGTCGAGGCCGGGCTTGGCGACAAGAACGCGAATAGGAGGCTTCGTCATTCGCTCGTGAGTATACGTCAGGGCTGTGCCGGTGTTACAGGTGCCCCGGCGGCGACAAAGGGAACTGCCTCCCCGGAGTTCGCGAGCTCCGCCACCGACCGGAAGACGAGCTGAACGATGCGCGTCGTCTTGGGGTAGTTGATCCTGTCCCACGTGTCGTTGTCGGTGTGATAGTCCGGGTGCAGCCCGGTCTGGAACTCCACTTGCGGAATGTGCAGCGTGGCGAACCAGAAGTGATCGCTGCGCGACCACAGCGAATCGGGATCGACGGCGTCCATCTTGTAGTCGAGCTTCAGCGCCTCGGCCTTGTTGTTGCGATCGATGATGCGGCGCAGCGCAGGATTGTAGCGCGTGCCCAGCACGTTGACCGTGTTGCGATTGTGATCGGCAGGAGTAGGCCAGTTGGCGTCGTCCTCATCGCGGCCGATCATGTCCAGGTTGATCGTCGCGACCGTCTGGCTCAGCGGAACCACCGGATGCGTCACGTAGTAGTACGATCCCAGGAAGATGCGTTCCTCCGCATCGTAGGCGACGAACAGCACGCTGCGCTTCGGGCGAATGTTCCCATTCACCAGCGCGCGCGCCACGCCGAGGATGCCCGCCACGCCCGAGGCGTTGTCGTCCGCGCCATAGTAGATATGCCCGCCGGATTCGCCCATATGGTCGTGGTGCGCGGTCACGATGATTGTCTCCGCGTTCAGCTTCGGATCGGAGCCTTCGAGCATCGCGACGACGTTGCGGCCCCTGCGCGTCTCCATGCCGGTGAAAGCCTTTGTTACACAAGCCGATGCCTGCGGTATCTCGAACGATGCGGGCGCGAGCGACCGGTCGATTTCTTCCTGCAGCGCGTCTGTCGTTTTGCCTGAGGGAGCAAGCAGCTCGTCTGCGACCTCGCGCTTGATGAGCAGCGCGGGGATGTCCCACATCTCGCCCGCAAGTGCGTAGGAGGTGGTCGCTGCCGGGCGCGGAGACGTCGGCGGGATCGGCTTCACGACGCGAGGCACGCGGTCCTGGATCATCAGGATTCCCGCTGCGCCGCGTTTGCGCAGCTCCTCCAGCTTGTGCCACTGGAAGGCGTGGTAGGTGTCGAGCGTGCCCATAAACTTTGAGTGCGGGTCGTTGGCCTGCGGTTCGCGAACGAAGACCAGCGCAACCTTGCCCTTCACGTCGACGTTGCTGAAGTCGTTGTAGCCGTACTCCGGCGCGTCGATGCCGTAACCTGCAAATACAACCGGGCCGCAGGCTTTGCCGGGATGGATGCTCTGCCGGACCGTCTGAACGCCGGGGCCCAGTTTGAAGGTATGCTCCGTGCCGTTAATGGTTGCGCTTAGCCCTGTGTGGTCGCGGTCCCACTCGCCGGTGACGATGTCCATGCTCTGGAAGAACGTGCCGTTGTCGCCCATGGGCTTCAGGCCCAGGCGCATGAACTCCGACGCGATGAACTCGGTGGCGATGCGGTCTTCAGGGCTGGTTGTATTGCGTCCGGCCAGCGCATCGGAGGCGAGGAAGTAGATGTCGGCGCGAAGGTCCTGCTCGCGGATGAGACTGGCGGCGCGGTCGATCGTCTGGCTGAGGGCAGGTTGCGGTGCCGCGAGCAGAACAAGTGAGAACAGTGCTATAGGTGCGGTTGCTGAAAAGCGCATACAGAGAGACTACCTCTTGCGCGCGATCTGCCATGCCTTCGAGTATTTCCAACTCGTATACGTCGAGTGATACAGGTGCAGCAGCAGCCCCTCGCGCCCGTCGAGGAATCCGCCGCGAAAGAAGAAGTTCCACACAAAGGTGAACGAAGGAATGAGGAAGATGTTGTTGAAGAAGGCAAACAGCGACCTGCCCGTCTTGCCCTTGTCGAGAACAATCTGCGCGCCGAGCGTGCTGTAGCGGTCCATATGCTCGATGTAGCTCTCGATCGTCGGATAGGCGTGGTGGACCAAGTCATGCTCCAGCGTCTCCAGCCTGCCCTCAAACGCCATCGTCTCGTGCACCGGGCGCTCGGTAAACCGCGCGGGAGGCGCGAAGTTCGCCGAGTGGCGGCGGAAGAGTCGCAGCTTTGGATCGGGGTAGTAGCCGCCATGGCGAATCCAGCGGCCCAGAAAGATATTGCGGCGGCGTAGAAGGTAGGCGTCGGCGGAAGGGCTGCCCTTCAGCAGGGCGGCGATCTCACGCTGTAGCTCCGGGGTCAGTTCCTCATCGGCGTCGAGCGACAAGACCCACGTTCCCGAGCACTTTTCGATGGCGTAGTTCTTCTGTTGCGCGAAGCCCTTCCAGGGTTCGAAGATAACGCGCGCGCCATATTCGCGAGCGATCTCAAGCGTGCGGTCGGTTGAGCCGGAGTCGACCACAACGACTTCGTCGGCGAACTGGACGCTGGCAAGCGTCCGCGCAAGGTTCTCTTCTTCATTCAGGGTGATGATCGCGACCGATAGCTTTGGCTGCATGGTTTCGGTGCGTGTGCTCCCCGCAGTCGCAGGTTGGCGAGAATCGGATGCGAGAAGCATAAGCCCTGACGTGGCCCCCGTTCAGGCGAGGTAATAGAGGGATTGTGACACATTTACAGGAATTGTCGAGCCAAAAAGACTCTCGATGGTCGAATTCTATACGCGTTTCTTGCTGCGCTAAGACAACGTGATGCTGTCGTCGCCGAGGTGCTCGCGGAGCAGCCGCTCCGTCAACGTCCGCAAATCTTCGCCGGTCTTCGCGAGACGAAAGACGTCATTGGACCAGTCGAGTTTGAAGCTGGTGGTTAGGGCCGAGATCCATATTTGCCGCACTGGGGTATTGGGGGTAAAGACAAACTTGCTTCCGTCGTGCTCGAACACTACGTTCAGCACGCCGTTCTTCTCTTCGGTTTCGAAGGGGATCTCCTCAGCCACACTCTGTTCCTCCGCACGGATCAGCGACTGTTTCAGAGATTCAAGGGCGCGGTCGGACTCACGGCGAAAGGTGACTTCATCAAGCATGAACTTAGTGTAGCCGGTCGCGTATGGCGCCACCAGAGCGCGGCGTCCGGTAAAATCGATGAAGAGTGAGCTTGGACGCCAATGATCCTTGGCCGCGTGATTTCGAGAAGAAGCAACGGGATAGAAGGAGCATTTTTTGCGCAGGACTCTATTACTGTTGACCGTTCTCGGTCTCGCTCCGTTCAACGCCACCGCAGAGGGCAACGCCGTCGAGAAGTTTGGCAAGGCATGGCAGGCTCGCGCCACCAGGACCCAGGCCGAACAGCCGAAGTGGGCGGTTCCCATGTACTCGCCGTTCCCCATGGTGGCGCAGGTCTTCCGGCTGGACTACACGAGGCAGCGTGTTGCCGGCGGGTACGACAACTGGAACATCGGTGGAAACAAGGGCTTCAACTTCATTCCCTTTGCGCGGACGCAGATCGATGTCTTCTTTCCTGGCTACATTCTGCACGGCGCCAGCCCCTCCGAAGACGGATTCGCCGACACGAACATTATCGGCAAGTATCGTTTTGCCGCTGCCAATGAGAAGCAGGGCAATTACGCCGTCAGCGGAGCCATAAGTATTCATATTCCGACCGGAAGCTATAAAAACGGCGCCCCAAGCACCATCCTGACGCCGACGGTCATGGGCGGCAAGGGCTTCGGAAAGCTCGCGTTGTTCAGCAGCGTGGGCGTCGCTTTGCCGGCTTCAGGCACGGCTACTTCAGGCCGGACCATTCATTGGAATACGGTGGCCCAATATAAGACAGGCAAGTACCTCACGCCCGAGCTCGAGCTGAACTCGAACACATGGGTCGGAGGCACACGCGACGGAAAGACGCAGATGTTTCTTTCGCCAGGCCTGCTCAGCAAGATTCCGTTGCGGCCAAAGGACCCCGCCAGCCGCCTCAGTTTGATCTTCGGCGTCGCCTTTCAGACGTCAGTCACCAGCTACCACACCCACAACCGCGGCCTGGCGGTGACGACGCGCTTCGGCTTTTGAGGCTGCTCACCGCGTCGCATACTTCAGATGCCCCGTGCGCCAGGGAACAGCCGTCCGCGCGTTCAGGTCGAAGACCACCTTGCCCGCGCGGACCGTCATCTCCGGCACGATCCGCTCCGTGCCATCGACCTTCCCTCCTGCGAGATCGGCGTAGCCGAAGCTGCCGCGATCCACACGCAGAACCGCGATATCTGCGACGGAGCCTACGGCGATCTGGCCAAGCTCTGGATGACCGATCTCGGTTGCCGGGTTGGTCGTCGACTCGCGAATCACCTCGGGCAAAGGAATGCCCAGCGCAAGCATCTTGCTCATGACGTTGGGTAGGTTCAGCATTACTCCCGTGGCCGACGCCACGTGCAAGTCGGTCGAGATCGAGTCCGGGAAGAAGCCGCCCTTCACCATCGGCTCGGCGAGCGCGAAGTTGAATGAGCCACCTCCGTGGCCCACGTCGAACTTCACGCCGCGTCTGCGCGCGTCCAGCATGTATGGCGCGGGCTTGCCCTCCGGCGTCAGCAGCGGCGCGGGCATGCGGAAGACG
This region of Acidobacteriota bacterium genomic DNA includes:
- a CDS encoding acyl-CoA carboxylase subunit beta, giving the protein MAGEAKLEGSLESKLDTKSARFISNRAALMTLLGGMREQESAIRQGGGKKAAEAQRAKGRLTVRERLALLLDPVDESVSNPPFAKSAKDGAPGLLLPNFLELGLWAAHGMYEEFGGAPGAGVVTGLGRVSGKLCMIVANDATVKAGAFFPMTAKKVLRSQTIALENRIPTLYLVDSAGVFLPLQEDVFPDQDDFGRVFRNNAVMSSQGIPQITAIMGMCVAGGAYLPVMTDTVLMTEGSGLFLAGPSLVQAAIGQKTGAEELGGAAMHAEISGTVDFKEANDHLCIARLRSLVEKIGERPGAPFSVVPYDAAKDAPRYAAEDLYGLIDPDPAKAATNVYDMRDVIARIVDRSEFDEYKAEFGRTLLCGYARIGGRAVGIVANQKVHQQQTVAMGPQAGSKRTEFGGVIYTESAQKAARFIMDCNQNLIPLVFLHDVNGFMVGKDAEWSGIIRAGAKMVSAVSTSVVPKITVIVGGSFGAGHYAMCGKAYDPRFIFAWPTARYAVMSGASAANTLVEVRVKQMERGGKHLSEEEKKAIYEEIKATYDAQADPRYGAARMWVDAIIDPAKTREVLMTALEACALNPEVARFNPGVLQT
- a CDS encoding hydroxymethylglutaryl-CoA lyase, with translation MLVVVKIIECPRDAWQGLPVHISAEVKADYLRVLIAAGFKHIDAVSFVSAGAVPQMADSEKVLEYLDPPDDVEIIGIVVNAKGAERAIKTGSVQTLGFPYSISPGFLQRNQNQTPEESLEALERVGEMAYKAGLDLVAYISMAFGNPYGDAWSIDEIVDACDLLIDSGVKQISLADTVGMATPKLVADVVSDVMAVHDGIEIGVHLHSRYEGASELVRAAYNAGCRRFDAAIGGLGGCPFAQDVLVGNLPTELVLEELRALGAELPPMRPLDGLQSATSEIARRFGAKMQ
- a CDS encoding enoyl-CoA hydratase/isomerase family protein; the protein is MSYKTILVSEVDGVKTIMLNRPERRNAMTPEMQDELIAALEKAAVGHCRVVVLTGAGEAFCAGLDMVHLRAIADKSLSEHVADAERVARLFRTLYELPKPTIAVVHGAAIAGGTGLATICDFTLAAPGVKFGFTEVKIGFVPALVSAFLALQVGDKRSRDLLLTGRLFTSEEAERLGLVNHVYHAEELADRASALAACLKTNSPQSMAATKRLMATQNRAWLDAAIAHALTANAEARAMHDFREGVTAFLEKRKPVWSE
- a CDS encoding acyl-CoA thioesterase; protein product: MSESTVSKPMIAEARVRVRYAETDQMGVVYHANYLIWFEVGRVEFIRSLGLDYKTMEREDGVGIAVVDVSARFKSPARYDDELVIQTRLLAARGAVVKFGYKIVRAADEALLCEGETSHVVVGRDMKRSRLPEKYAKRFAQVLIS
- a CDS encoding SDR family oxidoreductase is translated as MSTAKKVALISGANKGIGFETARQLGKQGVTVILGARDLAKGEAAAATLKKEGIDGRAVKLDVVDAADVKTVAAQIAKEFGKLDILVNNAGVMFEPIGGNNSSTISEETLRKTFDTNFFSVIAVTNALLPLLKKSDAGRIVNVSSILGSLTLHATEGSPIYEAKALAYDASKAAQNAYTIHLAHELKGTKIKVNSAHPGWVKTDMGTDAAPMNVVDGAKTEVELATLGPDGPTGGFFHLGEAISW
- a CDS encoding cobalamin B12-binding domain-containing protein, producing MTKPPIRVLVAKPGLDGHDRGAKVIARALRDAGMEVIYTGLRQTPEMIVSAAVQEDVDCIGLSILSGAHNVIVPRIAALLREQHAEDILLVLGGTVPEGDFPRLKESGVAAIFGPGTPLETTIQFIRENVKPRRLLTN
- a CDS encoding M28 family peptidase, which translates into the protein MRFSATAPIALFSLVLLAAPQPALSQTIDRAASLIREQDLRADIYFLASDALAGRNTTSPEDRIATEFIASEFMRLGLKPMGDNGTFFQSMDIVTGEWDRDHTGLSATINGTEHTFKLGPGVQTVRQSIHPGKACGPVVFAGYGIDAPEYGYNDFSNVDVKGKVALVFVREPQANDPHSKFMGTLDTYHAFQWHKLEELRKRGAAGILMIQDRVPRVVKPIPPTSPRPAATTSYALAGEMWDIPALLIKREVADELLAPSGKTTDALQEEIDRSLAPASFEIPQASACVTKAFTGMETRRGRNVVAMLEGSDPKLNAETIIVTAHHDHMGESGGHIYYGADDNASGVAGILGVARALVNGNIRPKRSVLFVAYDAEERIFLGSYYYVTHPVVPLSQTVATINLDMIGRDEDDANWPTPADHNRNTVNVLGTRYNPALRRIIDRNNKAEALKLDYKMDAVDPDSLWSRSDHFWFATLHIPQVEFQTGLHPDYHTDNDTWDRINYPKTTRIVQLVFRSVAELANSGEAVPFVAAGAPVTPAQP
- a CDS encoding glycosyltransferase family 2 protein, whose translation is MQPKLSVAIITLNEEENLARTLASVQFADEVVVVDSGSTDRTLEIAREYGARVIFEPWKGFAQQKNYAIEKCSGTWVLSLDADEELTPELQREIAALLKGSPSADAYLLRRRNIFLGRWIRHGGYYPDPKLRLFRRHSANFAPPARFTERPVHETMAFEGRLETLEHDLVHHAYPTIESYIEHMDRYSTLGAQIVLDKGKTGRSLFAFFNNIFLIPSFTFVWNFFFRGGFLDGREGLLLHLYHSTYTSWKYSKAWQIARKR
- the cyaY gene encoding iron donor protein CyaY, encoding MLDEVTFRRESDRALESLKQSLIRAEEQSVAEEIPFETEEKNGVLNVVFEHDGSKFVFTPNTPVRQIWISALTTSFKLDWSNDVFRLAKTGEDLRTLTERLLREHLGDDSITLS
- a CDS encoding transporter, whose protein sequence is MRRTLLLLTVLGLAPFNATAEGNAVEKFGKAWQARATRTQAEQPKWAVPMYSPFPMVAQVFRLDYTRQRVAGGYDNWNIGGNKGFNFIPFARTQIDVFFPGYILHGASPSEDGFADTNIIGKYRFAAANEKQGNYAVSGAISIHIPTGSYKNGAPSTILTPTVMGGKGFGKLALFSSVGVALPASGTATSGRTIHWNTVAQYKTGKYLTPELELNSNTWVGGTRDGKTQMFLSPGLLSKIPLRPKDPASRLSLIFGVAFQTSVTSYHTHNRGLAVTTRFGF